A region of the Desulfobacter postgatei 2ac9 genome:
GGCTTTGATCTCTTCAGCGCATTTAGAGGCAAGTGCCTCCACATCAAAACTCACTCTGAATGTGGTCTTGTATTTGATTCGGTCCCATAGTTCTTTGAACTCCGGGCTTAAAAATACGGCCTTATTCAGCGACACCTTCTTCTTGTCGTCACGGTTCTTGATATTGAGATTGCCGGAAACTTTCTTCAGCACCGCAGCAATTTGAGGTGCGTGTTCTTTGAATTCCTCGGGCAGTTCCAACTCACCTCTTTTCAGTGCTGTTTTCAATAAATCCTGAACCTTGCCTTTGGTGTCAATATATCCGGTGGTTTTCAGGTGATCCCACAGTTTTTTGGAGGCATCGACACCCAGATATTCGTTGTTGTAGTCGTCAATCGGAACAACGATGTTGGCAAACAGGTGCTCTTCAACCACGCCGAATTTAATGCCTTCTTCCTGCTCAATCTCTTTCTGGAGCTGTTCGGCAAACTTCTCATAGGATTCATTGGCCATAACCGTAAGGGTATTCACTTCAAACCCGTGAACCCGCTCACCATCCTGATTGACGCATATACGCAGACCCCGGCCGATTTCCTGCCGTTTCTTGATAACTGAATTGGTTTCGTTGAGCGTACAGATCTGGAATACGTTGGGGTTGTCCCAGCCTTCTTTCAGCGCGGAGTGGGAGAAGATGAACTTAAGTTTTGAGTCAAAGCTGAGAAGTTTCTCCTTCTCTTTCATGATCAGGTTGTAGGCGCTCTCATCCGCTGCAGTGTTACCGGAGGCATCCTTCAACATCTCGTTACCAGTAGCGTCTTTCTTTTTATCGACGGCAAAATACCCGTTATGCACACCGGCGGCCACCGTATCCAAATCGGCCCCTTCAAAGAGCGTGTTGTATTTAGGTTTGCGGATTGCCCGGGCATACTCCTCTTCAAACATCAGAGCGAATTTGCCCTTTTGCGGATTGCCGTCTTCATCGTACCAGCGGTAGTTGGCAACCCTGTCGATAAAAAACAGGCTGAGGACTTTGATGCCCTGAGGCCGCAGGCGCATTTCTTTATCCAGATGTTCCTCAATGGTCTTGCGGATCTGCAGGCGCTTGTATTCATCCGGGTCGACTTCGCCGATGGCCTGACCCAGTTTCAGGATCTCCGGGTTGCTGGTGAAGCTGATGTATTCATTGCCTTTTTCGCAATAGATATCCTCGATGATGTAGCCATCATAGATGTCACGACCACCACTTTTTTCGAGTAAGTCATCTCCGCTTTGTACGGTAATTTCTTTTCTCTTGATTGAACCTTTGCTTTGAAAGTCGATCTCTATTTTAGCGGTGATCGGGCTCTTCTTGTTGCTTACGCTCAGAAGCTTTATATAGGCTTTGTTGTGGCCGTCTTTGACTTCAACTCCGGCAACTTCAATCTGTTTAACCAGCTTTTGCTCATAGGCATCAACGGAATCCAGTTTGTAGAGCATGTGATGCTTGTCGATATGAGTGGCGGAGTAACGCAGCGTGCAGAGCGGATTGAGTGAGCGAATAGCCTCTTTACTCTTTGACGTGGTATCCACGCTCTGCGGCTCATCCACAATGACAATCGGGTTGGTTTCCTGAATGTATTCAATCGGCTTAGCCCCGGTCATCCGGTCATGGGACCGGTGGATAATATTCGCCTTATTTTCTTTTTCCGGATCAGTGAAGCTTTTTCGGAAGGCATCGATATTGATCACCATGATCTGGATATCCGGACTGGTGGCAAAGTTTCTTACGTCGGAAAGCCTGCTGGAGTCATAGACGAACGCATCGAAAGTCACATTGTCATAGAGCTCTTTAAAGTGCTCGGCGGTAATCTCTAATGACTTGGCAACGCCTTCCTTGATGGCGATGGACGGCACCACAATGATGAACTTGGTGAAGCCGTAGAGCCGGTTCATTTCAAAGATGGCGCGCAGATAGACATAGGTCTTTCCGGTTCCGGTCTCCATCTCCACGGTAAAATCCATGGAGTCCATTTTCTCGGAGGGGGCCAGCCCGTTCTGCAGCTGTATCTTGCGGATGTTTTTGTGGATGTCCTCAGGCAGAAGTTTTAAGCGGTTTCCAATACCCAGATTGTTTTCCATGCCGGGAATGAGCTGCTGGGTCGTGTATTGCAGCGGAGCCACGGTAAAGTTGGTCTGGCATATCTCCTGACCTTCAAACACTCCGGCAACGGATTCTATAGCCTGTTTCTGGAAGTCCAGATTCGGGTCAAATTTAATTTTCATGCGGTACCTCCATTTTTAACCACAGAAAACACAGAAAAGGTTGGAACCACGAATAGACACGAATGAACACCAATAGCTTTATTCATGGTCGCCTCCTTTTTTCTTTGAGGCTTCGATCTGTTTTATGGCTTTGTCGAAGTCGGATTCGATGCGCTGGGTTTTGTTGAACTGTTTCCAAAATGGAAACAGTTGCATCCTTCGACAATTCACCATCTTGATAAATGTTGTCCAAATGCTTCGAAATAGCTGGAATACCTACTCCAAACAACTCGGCGATACGCTTCTGCGGCAGCCAGATGGTCTCGTCGTGTAGAATGCACTCCACCTTCACAGCTCCATCGGGGGCCGTATAAAGCAGGAAGTCCGTCAACTCATCCTTTGTCGTCAACCGCCGTTCTTCCGTGTTTTCAGCGGATTCGTGTTTATTCGTGTTCATTCGTGGTTCCTCCTTGATCCTGAACTGCCGGGGAATCCTCGTGAGTTGCTTCCCATTCTGCCTGAGCCTCTTCGAGTTGTTTTTTTAAAGCCTCTTTATCGGGAAGATAAAGCTGGTAGGCGGAAGCGTGGATGTTGGCGTCCTTTGGTAAGGTCAGTTCAACCAAACGATCATCTTTTGAATGGCAAAGCAGAATACCGACAGTCGGTTTTTCATCCTCCAGTTTTACATAACGGTCGAAGTAGTTGACATACATCTGCATCTGTCCAAGATCCTGATGGGTGAGACGATCACGTTTTAAATCGATAATCACATAACAGCGAAGTAGCCGATTGTAGAAAACCAGATCGACATAAAAGTGGTCATCGTCAAAGGTGAATCGTTTTTGCCGCGCCTCAAAGAGGAATCCTTTGCCCAGTTCAAGCAAGAAATGTTCGATTTTATCAATGATTGCCGTCTCAAGATCATGCTCTGAATATTCTGGTTTTTCCTGCAAACCCAGAAATTCCAGAACATACGGGCTTTTCAAAACATCTGATGGCTTGGCCACTAATTGACCTTTTTGAGCAAGTTCTTTTACACCCGCTTTATCACGGCTCAATGCCAGACGTTCGTATAGGCTGGAGTTGATTTGACGCTTCAGCTCCCGAATACCCCAGGCATCCTCAATGGCTTCCAGCTCATAAAACCGACGTTCATCCACAGAGTCAATCGTCAGTAAAACCACATAGTGCGACCAGCTTAACGAAAACCTGGCAGACAGCGTCTGCCAAAAGTTCAGGATATCGGTAGTCGCTCCGATCTCTGATGCCAGCATTGTTTGTGCGTCGGTTAAGGGAGATGAAATACACCGTTCTATCAGGACTTTTGATTGATTTTGAGATTCGGCAGGCAGTGTCTGCCAAATCTTTTCATACCCTTCATAAAACTGACGAAACTGAT
Encoded here:
- a CDS encoding type III restriction-modification system endonuclease; protein product: MKIKFDPNLDFQKQAIESVAGVFEGQEICQTNFTVAPLQYTTQQLIPGMENNLGIGNRLKLLPEDIHKNIRKIQLQNGLAPSEKMDSMDFTVEMETGTGKTYVYLRAIFEMNRLYGFTKFIIVVPSIAIKEGVAKSLEITAEHFKELYDNVTFDAFVYDSSRLSDVRNFATSPDIQIMVINIDAFRKSFTDPEKENKANIIHRSHDRMTGAKPIEYIQETNPIVIVDEPQSVDTTSKSKEAIRSLNPLCTLRYSATHIDKHHMLYKLDSVDAYEQKLVKQIEVAGVEVKDGHNKAYIKLLSVSNKKSPITAKIEIDFQSKGSIKRKEITVQSGDDLLEKSGGRDIYDGYIIEDIYCEKGNEYISFTSNPEILKLGQAIGEVDPDEYKRLQIRKTIEEHLDKEMRLRPQGIKVLSLFFIDRVANYRWYDEDGNPQKGKFALMFEEEYARAIRKPKYNTLFEGADLDTVAAGVHNGYFAVDKKKDATGNEMLKDASGNTAADESAYNLIMKEKEKLLSFDSKLKFIFSHSALKEGWDNPNVFQICTLNETNSVIKKRQEIGRGLRICVNQDGERVHGFEVNTLTVMANESYEKFAEQLQKEIEQEEGIKFGVVEEHLFANIVVPIDDYNNEYLGVDASKKLWDHLKTTGYIDTKGKVQDLLKTALKRGELELPEEFKEHAPQIAAVLKKVSGNLNIKNRDDKKKVSLNKAVFLSPEFKELWDRIKYKTTFRVSFDVEALASKCAEEIKANLQVGKARFIYRKAKAEIDRGGVHAEQVQETASVYESRSFELPDLITYLQNETNLTRRTIVRIINDSGRLESFKNNPQKFIEQVSTIIQHQMRLFVVDGIKYHKIGDEHFYAQELLSDNELFGYLQKNMVESRKSVFDHVVYDSDIELEFATAFERSDDIKLYAKLPDWFKIDTPLGTYNPDWAVLIDVDGKEKLYFVVETKGTLFTDALRPTEKAKIACGKEHFKALGKEVEFAVTNAFEDFSGKYV
- a CDS encoding PDDEXK nuclease domain-containing protein, which translates into the protein MNHEKHEKTRKKKATTEYTQPSPKAMAGTAENTEVGFDSLIGLFEQTQTAMQTQAAKSVDIALVVRNWLFGWYIVEFERAGASRKELYGKTLMPKLAKQLTEKFGKGFSRRSLDQFRQFYEGYEKIWQTLPAESQNQSKVLIERCISSPLTDAQTMLASEIGATTDILNFWQTLSARFSLSWSHYVVLLTIDSVDERRFYELEAIEDAWGIRELKRQINSSLYERLALSRDKAGVKELAQKGQLVAKPSDVLKSPYVLEFLGLQEKPEYSEHDLETAIIDKIEHFLLELGKGFLFEARQKRFTFDDDHFYVDLVFYNRLLRCYVIIDLKRDRLTHQDLGQMQMYVNYFDRYVKLEDEKPTVGILLCHSKDDRLVELTLPKDANIHASAYQLYLPDKEALKKQLEEAQAEWEATHEDSPAVQDQGGTTNEHE